A genomic window from Flintibacter sp. KGMB00164 includes:
- a CDS encoding dicarboxylate/amino acid:cation symporter, with amino-acid sequence MTSKKKLPLAFWIFIGLAVGVVAGLILMNVPDGAGIDVAKNYIKPWGDIFLNLLKFVVVPIVLFSIASGVISMKDISKVGAIGGKTVVYYMCTTAFAVVLALILANIATGMGLFHVLDTTDLSYTPPEGQSIMTVIVNIFPSNAIKPLVDATMLQVIVISLFLGFGILLAGEKGLVAAQVVDSFNEVFMKIMDLIIKLSPIGVACLICPVVAENGPMILRDLVAVLALAYVGYILHALIVYSSTVKLLGGLSPLAFFKGMAPAMMMAFSSASSVGALPFNLECTERLGARREVASFVLPLGATINMDGTAIYQGVCAVFIATAYGVSLSLGDMVTIVLTATLASIGTAGVPGAGMVMLAMVLQSVGLPIEGIALVAGIDRVFDMGRTTVNITGDAACTLIVSRMEDRKEARTRAVRG; translated from the coding sequence ATGACAAGCAAAAAGAAGCTGCCCCTGGCGTTTTGGATCTTTATTGGTCTGGCAGTCGGTGTGGTGGCCGGTCTGATCCTGATGAACGTACCCGATGGGGCGGGGATCGACGTTGCCAAAAACTACATCAAGCCCTGGGGCGATATTTTCCTGAACCTGTTAAAATTTGTGGTTGTGCCCATTGTGCTGTTCTCCATCGCTTCTGGCGTGATCTCCATGAAGGATATCAGCAAGGTGGGCGCCATCGGCGGAAAGACTGTGGTGTATTACATGTGTACCACCGCCTTTGCCGTGGTGCTGGCTCTGATCCTGGCCAATATAGCCACTGGTATGGGCCTGTTCCATGTCCTGGATACCACCGACCTCAGCTACACCCCTCCCGAGGGACAGAGCATTATGACCGTGATCGTCAACATCTTCCCCTCCAATGCGATTAAGCCTCTGGTTGACGCGACCATGCTTCAGGTCATTGTGATCTCCCTGTTTTTGGGCTTTGGCATCCTGCTGGCCGGGGAGAAGGGGCTGGTGGCCGCTCAGGTGGTGGACAGCTTCAACGAGGTGTTCATGAAGATCATGGACCTCATTATCAAGCTGTCTCCCATCGGCGTGGCCTGCCTGATCTGCCCTGTGGTGGCAGAGAACGGACCCATGATCCTGCGGGATCTGGTGGCGGTGCTGGCACTGGCCTATGTGGGCTATATCCTCCATGCGCTGATCGTCTACTCCTCCACGGTGAAGCTGCTGGGCGGCCTGTCCCCGCTGGCCTTCTTCAAGGGAATGGCTCCTGCTATGATGATGGCGTTCTCCTCGGCCTCCTCTGTGGGCGCGCTGCCCTTTAACCTGGAGTGCACCGAGCGCCTGGGCGCCCGCCGGGAAGTGGCCTCCTTCGTGCTGCCTCTGGGCGCCACCATCAACATGGACGGTACCGCCATCTATCAGGGCGTGTGCGCCGTGTTTATCGCCACCGCTTACGGTGTGAGCCTGTCCCTGGGCGATATGGTCACCATCGTGCTTACCGCCACGCTGGCCTCCATCGGCACCGCCGGTGTTCCCGGCGCGGGCATGGTCATGCTGGCCATGGTGCTCCAGAGCGTGGGTCTGCCCATCGAGGGCATTGCACTGGTGGCTGGTATCGACCGTGTCTTTGATATGGGCCGTACCACCGTCAACATCACCGGCGACGCCGCCTGTACCCTCATTGTCTCCAGAATGGAGGACCGCAAGGAGGCTCGTACCCGCGCCGTCCGCGGATAA
- a CDS encoding ParB/RepB/Spo0J family partition protein — MQLLRKKGMLDSTRVLFLPVDDIFPNPDQPRRVFAQGDLEELARSIQALGLLQPLTVRRTEGGWELVAGERRLRAAKLAGLREVPCLSLQIDSQRSSLLALVENLQRKDLDFWEESLALDKLISTYHLSQEEAARRIGKSQSAVANKLRLLKLPREVLEILRDGGATERHARALLCLEDAQLQLQAAQTVVEQHLTVAQTEALTETLLLPPPPDQPARRPRRTFVVKDVRLFLNTVQRGLTLMRTAGVNAQCQREDGEEEILLTIRIPRSPARG, encoded by the coding sequence ATGCAGCTGCTGCGGAAAAAAGGCATGCTGGACAGCACGCGGGTGCTGTTTCTGCCTGTGGACGACATTTTTCCTAATCCGGACCAGCCCCGGCGTGTCTTTGCCCAGGGAGATTTGGAGGAATTGGCCCGGTCTATTCAGGCTTTGGGACTGCTCCAGCCGCTGACGGTACGGCGCACCGAGGGAGGTTGGGAGCTGGTGGCGGGCGAGCGGCGGCTGCGGGCGGCCAAGCTGGCCGGACTGCGGGAGGTCCCCTGCCTCTCCCTGCAAATCGACAGCCAGCGCTCCTCCCTGCTGGCGCTGGTGGAAAACTTACAGCGCAAGGACCTGGACTTCTGGGAGGAGTCTCTGGCGCTGGACAAGCTGATCTCCACCTACCACCTCTCCCAGGAGGAGGCCGCCCGGCGAATCGGCAAGAGCCAGTCAGCGGTGGCCAACAAGCTGCGGCTGCTGAAGCTTCCCCGTGAGGTGCTGGAGATCCTGCGGGACGGCGGAGCCACCGAGCGCCACGCCCGGGCGCTGCTGTGCCTGGAAGATGCCCAGCTTCAGCTCCAGGCGGCCCAGACCGTGGTGGAACAGCATTTGACGGTGGCCCAGACGGAGGCGCTGACGGAAACGCTCCTTCTCCCCCCGCCGCCGGATCAGCCCGCCCGCCGTCCCCGGCGCACCTTTGTGGTCAAGGATGTGCGGCTGTTTTTAAATACCGTCCAGCGGGGGCTGACGCTGATGCGCACCGCGGGAGTCAACGCCCAGTGCCAACGGGAGGACGGCGAGGAAGAGATTTTGCTCACCATCCGTATCCCCCGGTCCCCTGCCCGCGGATGA
- a CDS encoding ParA family protein, translating into MARIIAIVNQKGGVGKTTTTVNITASLKALGKRVLLCDFDPQANATSGMGVDKNTASPNVYDVLINGADPKKSVVSTKYGDVIPSNKALAGAGIEMIAIPDREHLLKKALDSLAENYDYIFIDCPPSLELLTVNALCAAHSLIVPVQCEYYALEGLSDLLSTVRLVKRGLNPKLALEGVLLTMFDSRTNLSLQVAEEVKRHFPGQVYATVIPRNVRLSEAPSHGMPVTDYDPYSRGAEAYRSLAEEMASAEG; encoded by the coding sequence ATGGCCAGAATCATTGCCATTGTCAACCAGAAAGGCGGAGTGGGCAAGACCACTACCACCGTAAACATTACCGCATCCCTGAAAGCTCTGGGCAAACGGGTGCTGCTGTGCGATTTTGATCCCCAGGCCAACGCCACATCGGGCATGGGCGTGGACAAGAACACCGCCTCCCCCAACGTGTACGATGTGCTGATCAATGGAGCGGACCCCAAAAAGTCTGTGGTTTCCACCAAGTACGGCGACGTGATCCCCTCCAACAAGGCCCTGGCAGGGGCAGGCATCGAGATGATCGCCATTCCTGACCGGGAGCACCTGCTGAAAAAGGCGCTGGACAGCCTGGCTGAGAACTACGACTACATCTTTATCGACTGCCCCCCCTCCCTGGAGCTGCTCACCGTCAACGCCCTGTGCGCGGCCCACTCCCTCATTGTGCCCGTCCAGTGCGAATACTACGCTCTGGAAGGCCTGAGCGACCTGCTGTCCACCGTGCGGCTGGTCAAGCGGGGCCTCAACCCCAAGCTGGCCCTGGAGGGCGTGCTGCTGACCATGTTTGACAGCCGCACCAACCTGTCTCTCCAGGTGGCGGAGGAAGTGAAGCGGCACTTCCCCGGTCAGGTGTATGCCACTGTCATTCCCCGGAACGTGCGACTGAGCGAGGCTCCCAGCCACGGCATGCCGGTGACCGACTACGATCCCTACTCCCGGGGCGCGGAGGCCTATCGGTCTCTGGCAGAGGAGATGGCATCGGCAGAGGGCTAA
- a CDS encoding ParB/RepB/Spo0J family partition protein, whose protein sequence is MAKRKTDLGLGRGLNALLGDPELPAQGEGSISLPISQVEPGLNQPRKRFDPETLSDLAESIRVHGIIQPLTVRRLASGYYQIIAGERRWRAAKQAGLTEVPAVIIEADDRKVMELGLIENLQREDLNPAEEARGYQVLMEEYGLTQEQVAEEMGKSRPAIANTLRLLALPEDLLKLVEEGTLSAGHARAILGAPTQAMQRQAAKQVIAHGLSVRQTESLVKALQKQPAEKKAANDEIALYLGELEKSLSSNLGRRVTISHHGKKGKIQLEYYNPEDLEALLSLLNTLHGEEPNSYEE, encoded by the coding sequence ATGGCAAAACGAAAGACCGATCTGGGACTGGGTCGGGGACTCAACGCCCTGCTGGGCGACCCGGAGCTGCCCGCTCAGGGGGAGGGCTCCATCTCTTTGCCCATCTCCCAGGTGGAACCAGGTCTGAACCAGCCCCGGAAGCGGTTTGATCCGGAGACGCTCAGCGATCTGGCTGAGTCCATCCGCGTCCACGGCATTATCCAGCCCCTCACGGTACGGCGGCTGGCTTCCGGCTACTATCAGATCATCGCCGGAGAGCGGCGGTGGCGCGCCGCCAAGCAGGCAGGTCTCACCGAGGTGCCGGCCGTCATTATTGAGGCAGACGACCGCAAGGTGATGGAGCTGGGCCTCATTGAGAACCTTCAGCGGGAAGACCTGAACCCGGCAGAAGAGGCGCGGGGCTATCAGGTGCTGATGGAGGAATACGGTCTGACTCAGGAGCAGGTGGCGGAGGAGATGGGCAAATCCCGTCCCGCCATTGCCAACACCCTGCGTCTGCTGGCTCTCCCCGAGGATCTGCTGAAGCTGGTGGAGGAAGGAACTCTATCTGCCGGCCATGCCCGGGCCATTCTGGGCGCGCCTACCCAGGCCATGCAGCGCCAGGCCGCCAAGCAGGTGATTGCCCACGGCCTGTCCGTGCGCCAGACTGAGAGTCTGGTCAAGGCACTGCAAAAGCAGCCGGCGGAGAAAAAAGCCGCCAACGATGAGATTGCCCTATACCTGGGAGAGTTGGAGAAGTCCCTGTCCAGCAATTTGGGCCGGAGGGTGACCATCTCCCACCACGGCAAAAAAGGCAAGATCCAGTTGGAATACTACAACCCCGAGGACCTGGAGGCCCTACTGAGCCTGCTCAATACCCTCCACGGAGAGGAGCCCAATTCCTATGAAGAATGA
- the serS gene encoding serine--tRNA ligase, which produces MLDIKFVRENPDVVKENIKKKFQDQKLPLVDEVLELDSQNRAAIAEAQDLRTQRNALSKQVGILMGQAKKDPSKLQEAEEAKAKVKANADRLAELEALETELAQKIRHIMLQIPNIIDPSVPIGPDDSANVEVQRFGESVTPDFDIPYHTQIMESFNGIDMDAAGRVSGNGFYYLMGDIARLHEGVLAYARDFMIDKGFTFCIPPFMIHGNVVEGVMSQTEMDAMMYKIEGEDLYLIGTSEHSMIGKFIDQILTEDQLPQTLTSYSPCFRKEKGAHGIEERGVYRIHQFEKQEMVVVCKPEDSMDWYEKMWRYSVELFRSLDIPVRQLECCSGDLADLKVKSCDIEAWSPRQQKYFEVCSCSNLGDAQARRLKMRVKGEKGTYLPHTLNNTVVAPPRMLIAFLENNLQADGSVKIPEVLRPYMGGKELLIPKK; this is translated from the coding sequence ATGCTGGATATCAAGTTTGTCCGGGAAAATCCCGACGTGGTAAAGGAAAACATCAAGAAGAAGTTCCAGGATCAGAAGCTGCCCCTGGTGGACGAGGTGCTGGAGCTGGACAGCCAGAACCGCGCTGCCATTGCAGAGGCTCAGGACCTGCGCACCCAGCGCAACGCCCTCAGCAAGCAGGTGGGCATCCTGATGGGTCAGGCCAAGAAGGACCCCTCCAAGCTGCAGGAGGCTGAGGAGGCCAAGGCCAAGGTTAAGGCCAACGCCGACCGTCTGGCCGAGCTGGAGGCTCTGGAGACGGAACTGGCCCAGAAGATTCGCCACATTATGCTCCAGATCCCCAACATCATTGACCCCTCCGTTCCCATCGGCCCCGACGACTCCGCCAATGTGGAGGTGCAGCGCTTCGGTGAGTCCGTCACCCCCGACTTTGACATCCCCTACCACACCCAGATCATGGAGTCCTTCAACGGCATCGACATGGATGCGGCCGGCCGCGTGTCCGGCAACGGCTTCTACTATCTGATGGGCGACATTGCCCGCCTCCACGAGGGCGTGCTGGCCTATGCCCGGGACTTTATGATCGACAAGGGCTTTACCTTCTGCATCCCCCCCTTCATGATCCACGGCAACGTGGTGGAGGGCGTTATGTCTCAGACTGAGATGGACGCCATGATGTACAAGATTGAGGGCGAGGACCTGTACCTCATCGGTACCTCCGAGCACTCCATGATCGGCAAGTTCATCGACCAGATCCTCACCGAGGACCAGCTGCCCCAGACCCTCACCTCCTACTCCCCCTGCTTCCGCAAGGAGAAGGGCGCCCACGGCATTGAGGAGCGCGGCGTGTACCGCATCCACCAGTTCGAGAAGCAGGAGATGGTGGTCGTCTGTAAGCCCGAGGACTCCATGGACTGGTACGAGAAGATGTGGCGCTACTCTGTGGAGCTGTTCCGCTCCCTGGACATCCCCGTGCGTCAGCTGGAGTGCTGCTCCGGCGACCTGGCCGACCTGAAGGTGAAGTCCTGCGACATCGAGGCCTGGTCCCCCCGTCAGCAGAAGTACTTTGAGGTCTGCTCCTGCTCCAACCTGGGCGACGCCCAGGCCCGCCGCCTGAAGATGCGCGTCAAGGGCGAGAAGGGCACCTACCTGCCCCACACCCTGAACAACACCGTAGTGGCTCCTCCCCGTATGCTCATCGCCTTCCTGGAGAACAACCTTCAGGCCGACGGCAGCGTGAAGATCCCCGAGGTCCTGCGCCCCTACATGGGCGGCAAGGAGCTGCTGATCCCCAAGAAATAA